In one window of Neisseria subflava DNA:
- a CDS encoding TetR/AcrR family transcriptional regulator — protein sequence MKTLYEQNQNLPTVMTASKQQTITDTARRLFREHGFSAVSVGGICAEAAVSRVTFYKYYSGKNALLQEIVTEQKNRVRAEFEALLARQCNLREAAEAVFVLQKQSFEELYSAAFLRDIEENTDLELERFFHELNEEKYAFMRSFFHTLQQRRLIQPDLPVELIDLFIRQADILMRHPQLAALYAAAPQKLPQDVLGLLLHGLAGEEGTGEEIDFLGKMKGIC from the coding sequence ATGAAAACCCTTTATGAACAAAATCAAAACCTTCCTACCGTCATGACCGCCAGCAAACAACAAACCATCACCGACACCGCCCGCCGCCTGTTCCGCGAACACGGCTTTTCCGCCGTATCCGTAGGCGGAATCTGTGCCGAGGCCGCCGTCAGCCGCGTTACCTTTTACAAATATTACAGCGGCAAAAACGCGCTCTTGCAGGAAATCGTTACCGAACAGAAAAACCGCGTCCGTGCCGAATTTGAGGCGCTGCTTGCACGGCAATGCAACCTGCGCGAAGCCGCCGAAGCCGTGTTTGTCCTACAAAAACAATCGTTTGAAGAACTCTATTCCGCCGCCTTCCTGCGTGACATCGAAGAAAACACCGATTTGGAGCTGGAGCGGTTTTTCCATGAGTTGAACGAAGAAAAATACGCCTTTATGCGCAGCTTCTTCCACACTCTGCAACAACGCCGCCTGATTCAGCCCGATTTGCCGGTGGAACTCATCGACCTGTTCATCCGTCAGGCGGATATATTGATGCGCCATCCGCAACTGGCCGCGCTTTATGCCGCTGCGCCGCAAAAACTGCCGCAGGACGTATTAGGATTACTGCTGCACGGTTTGGCAGGGGAGGAAGGTACGGGTGAGGAGATTGATTTTTTGGGGAAGATGAAAGGGATTTGCTGA
- a CDS encoding polyprenyl synthetase family protein, which yields MNPANELKTWQQKAQAQTELLLAHFLPSESQVPHTLHEAMRYVTLGGGKRLRPLLVLAASELGEANQNAVEQAMAAIEMVHVYSLVHDDMPAMDNDSLRRGKPTCHVQYDEATALLVGDALQTQAFDVLSRPTGLPAERQLAMLSTLAQASGSLGMAGGQAIDLANVGKAMNQAELEQMHSLKTGALIRAAVALGALSCPDLTPAQIQTLDHYAAKLGLAFQVIDDVLDCEADTATLGKTAGKDSDNDKPTYVKLMGLQTARTYAETLIAEAVALIEPFGDKALRLRQLAEFVTARKN from the coding sequence TTGAACCCGGCGAATGAACTCAAAACATGGCAGCAAAAAGCCCAAGCACAAACTGAATTGCTGCTGGCACATTTTTTGCCGTCTGAAAGCCAAGTGCCGCACACGCTGCACGAAGCCATGCGTTACGTTACCCTCGGCGGCGGCAAACGGCTGCGCCCGCTCTTGGTGCTTGCTGCGTCTGAATTGGGCGAAGCAAACCAAAACGCCGTCGAGCAGGCGATGGCGGCCATCGAAATGGTGCACGTCTATTCGCTGGTTCACGACGATATGCCGGCGATGGACAACGACAGCCTGCGCCGCGGCAAACCGACCTGCCATGTGCAATACGATGAAGCAACCGCCCTTTTGGTCGGCGATGCACTGCAAACCCAAGCCTTTGATGTACTGAGCCGTCCGACAGGCCTGCCTGCCGAACGTCAGCTTGCCATGTTGTCCACGCTGGCCCAAGCATCCGGCAGCCTCGGCATGGCGGGCGGACAAGCCATCGACCTTGCCAATGTCGGCAAAGCCATGAATCAGGCCGAATTGGAACAGATGCACAGCCTCAAAACCGGCGCACTCATCCGCGCGGCCGTAGCCTTAGGTGCACTTTCCTGCCCGGACTTAACACCGGCTCAAATCCAAACCTTAGACCACTACGCCGCCAAATTGGGCCTGGCTTTCCAAGTGATCGACGATGTATTGGACTGCGAAGCCGATACCGCCACCTTGGGCAAAACCGCCGGCAAAGACTCGGACAACGACAAACCGACCTACGTCAAACTGATGGGCCTGCAGACCGCGCGTACTTACGCAGAAACGCTGATTGCAGAAGCCGTTGCCCTGATCGAGCCATTCGGCGACAAAGCCCTGCGCCTGCGCCAACTGGCCGAGTTTGTTACCGCACGGAAAAACTAA
- a CDS encoding exodeoxyribonuclease VII small subunit — protein sequence MKKNAPQSFEEALSRLETLTQAMQSSEMPLEDALAAYQEGNELVRYCQTKLAEVEQKLQVLDAGELKELNLEPGE from the coding sequence ATGAAAAAAAACGCCCCCCAATCCTTTGAAGAAGCCTTATCCCGCCTCGAAACCCTGACCCAGGCCATGCAAAGCAGCGAAATGCCGCTGGAAGACGCTTTGGCCGCCTATCAGGAAGGCAACGAATTGGTCAGATACTGCCAAACCAAATTAGCGGAAGTCGAGCAGAAACTGCAAGTATTGGATGCTGGCGAACTGAAGGAGTTGAACCTTGAACCCGGCGAATGA
- a CDS encoding ribonuclease catalytic domain-containing protein — MNIFYEESGQFKVASIVQKNDATYQVDTQHGKRTKVKANNVFAEFDGDMAAFLENAQAQAADIDTDLLWEVCGEEEFTAEAIAEEYYGHAPTKTELAATLIALYAAPMYFYKKAKGVFKAAPEETLKQALAAIKRKKQQDAQIDAWAEALKHGEMPSEIAADLKTILHAPDKQSLTYKAFTKAADELKISAYELAKKTGGITSIPQYLQDGFEIKYFPKGTGFPDLPLPEMPDLPKADVTAFSIDDESTTEVDDALSLTDLGNGKKRVGIHIAAPSLAIKPGDKMEKNIMERLSTVYFPGGKITMLPENWIAAFSLDAGAYRPSISIYFDVDSEFNVGAPTCKIEAVNIAENLRIQTIEPHFNAETGLDEAGEMMFAHHQDLIWFYQFAIALQKARGKYEPDRAPQYDYSIELDEEGNVSVVRRERGSPIDTLVSEMMILANSTWAQMLDENELPGLFRVQPAGKVRMSTKSEPHIGMGVQHYGWFTSPLRRAADYINQKQLISLIDDTAEPLYQNSDAELFAALRDFDAAYTAYADFQRQMEAYWSLVYLQQQGTSELTATILKEDLVRIEGLPLVTRATGIPFDALPKSQALFKITELDAEKQFIALNYQKAVLPG; from the coding sequence ATGAATATCTTTTACGAAGAGTCCGGCCAATTCAAAGTTGCCTCCATCGTCCAAAAAAACGACGCTACCTACCAAGTCGATACCCAACACGGCAAGCGCACCAAAGTGAAGGCAAACAATGTCTTTGCCGAGTTTGACGGCGATATGGCGGCATTTTTGGAGAACGCGCAAGCACAGGCGGCGGACATCGACACCGATTTATTGTGGGAAGTATGCGGCGAAGAAGAATTTACCGCCGAAGCCATCGCCGAAGAATATTACGGCCATGCGCCGACCAAAACCGAGCTGGCGGCAACTTTAATTGCGCTTTACGCCGCGCCGATGTATTTCTACAAAAAAGCCAAAGGCGTGTTCAAAGCCGCGCCCGAAGAAACTTTGAAACAGGCGCTTGCCGCCATCAAACGCAAAAAACAGCAAGACGCGCAAATCGACGCTTGGGCGGAAGCCTTGAAACACGGCGAGATGCCGTCTGAAATCGCGGCGGATTTGAAAACCATCTTACACGCGCCCGACAAGCAGTCACTGACTTACAAAGCCTTTACCAAAGCCGCCGACGAGCTGAAAATCTCCGCCTACGAACTGGCGAAAAAAACGGGCGGCATTACGTCCATTCCCCAATACCTACAAGACGGGTTTGAAATCAAATACTTCCCCAAAGGAACAGGCTTCCCCGACCTTCCGCTTCCTGAAATGCCCGACTTGCCCAAGGCTGACGTTACCGCCTTTTCCATTGACGACGAATCGACCACCGAAGTGGACGATGCCTTGAGCCTGACCGACTTGGGCAACGGCAAGAAGCGCGTCGGCATCCACATCGCCGCGCCGTCGCTTGCCATTAAACCAGGCGACAAAATGGAAAAAAACATCATGGAACGCTTGAGTACGGTCTATTTTCCCGGCGGCAAAATCACCATGCTGCCTGAAAACTGGATTGCCGCGTTCAGCCTTGATGCGGGTGCATACCGCCCTTCCATCAGCATTTATTTCGATGTGGACAGCGAGTTCAACGTCGGCGCGCCAACCTGCAAAATCGAAGCGGTCAACATCGCTGAAAACCTGCGCATTCAAACCATCGAGCCGCATTTCAACGCCGAAACCGGCTTGGACGAAGCGGGCGAAATGATGTTCGCCCACCATCAAGACCTGATTTGGTTCTATCAATTTGCCATCGCCCTGCAAAAAGCACGCGGCAAATACGAACCCGACCGTGCGCCGCAATACGATTACAGCATCGAATTGGATGAGGAAGGCAACGTATCCGTCGTCCGCCGCGAACGCGGTTCGCCCATCGATACGCTGGTCAGCGAAATGATGATTCTTGCCAACAGCACTTGGGCGCAAATGCTGGACGAAAACGAGCTGCCCGGCCTTTTCCGCGTCCAACCGGCAGGCAAAGTGCGCATGAGCACCAAATCCGAGCCACACATCGGCATGGGTGTGCAGCATTATGGCTGGTTTACCTCGCCGCTGCGCCGCGCCGCCGACTACATCAACCAAAAACAGCTGATCAGCCTGATAGATGATACTGCCGAGCCGCTGTATCAAAACAGCGATGCCGAGCTTTTCGCCGCGCTGCGCGACTTTGATGCCGCCTATACAGCCTACGCCGACTTCCAACGCCAAATGGAAGCCTACTGGAGCCTCGTCTATCTGCAACAGCAAGGCACGAGCGAGCTGACGGCCACCATCCTCAAAGAAGACCTCGTCCGCATTGAAGGCCTGCCGCTGGTAACGCGCGCGACCGGTATTCCGTTTGACGCGCTGCCTAAATCGCAGGCATTGTTCAAAATCACTGAATTGGATGCCGAGAAGCAGTTTATCGCGCTCAACTATCAAAAAGCCGTTTTACCGGGCTGA
- a CDS encoding patatin-like phospholipase family protein, whose protein sequence is MNKLFSTFKTFLAASSVLVLAACPSGNAPQSKPSTQGQNTVSHTAPKPKATVALALGGGASKGFAHIGIIKVLKENNIPVKIVTGTSAGSIVGSMYASGMSPDRLELEAEILGKTDLVDLTLSTSGFIKGEKLQNYINRKVGNRPMQQFPIKFAAVATNFESGKPVVFNVGNAGQAVRASASIPNVFQPVVIGNRKYVDGGLSQPVPVSAAKKMGANFIIAVDISARPAKNVSQGMFSYLDQTFNVMSQTALRQELGQANVVIKPQVLELGSVGGFDQKQRAIQLGEQAARAALPEIKRKLAAYQY, encoded by the coding sequence ATGAATAAACTTTTTTCCACATTCAAAACGTTTTTAGCCGCTTCGTCCGTCTTGGTATTGGCTGCCTGTCCAAGCGGCAACGCGCCGCAATCCAAACCTTCTACGCAGGGTCAAAATACGGTTTCACATACTGCACCCAAACCGAAAGCCACGGTTGCGCTGGCTTTGGGCGGCGGTGCGTCCAAAGGCTTTGCCCATATCGGTATTATTAAGGTTTTGAAAGAAAACAATATTCCGGTCAAAATCGTTACCGGTACATCCGCCGGCTCGATTGTCGGCAGTATGTACGCTTCGGGAATGTCGCCCGACCGCCTCGAATTGGAAGCGGAAATTTTGGGTAAAACCGATTTGGTGGATTTGACCTTGTCCACCAGCGGCTTCATCAAAGGCGAAAAACTGCAAAACTACATCAACCGCAAAGTCGGCAACCGCCCGATGCAGCAGTTCCCCATCAAATTTGCCGCCGTTGCGACCAATTTTGAAAGCGGCAAACCGGTGGTGTTCAACGTTGGCAATGCCGGACAGGCCGTCCGCGCTTCTGCGTCGATTCCGAACGTGTTCCAGCCTGTCGTTATCGGCAACCGCAAATATGTAGACGGCGGCCTGTCGCAGCCCGTACCGGTCAGCGCGGCGAAAAAAATGGGCGCAAACTTCATCATTGCCGTCGATATTTCCGCCCGTCCGGCCAAAAATGTCAGCCAAGGCATGTTCTCCTATCTTGACCAAACCTTCAACGTAATGAGTCAAACTGCGTTGCGCCAAGAATTGGGACAAGCCAATGTGGTCATCAAACCGCAGGTTTTGGAGCTGGGTTCGGTTGGCGGTTTCGACCAAAAACAACGCGCCATCCAACTGGGTGAACAGGCCGCACGCGCCGCCCTGCCTGAAATCAAACGCAAACTGGCGGCATACCAGTATTAA
- a CDS encoding tellurite resistance TerB family protein, whose product MDFSQLLNQVLGAAQKGSKAVADSPLNSFGGGALTGALASMLLKKKNTKKLVKAGSVAALGFLAYKGYQNWKQNRQQEELPQSAFQPAGLIGENHSRVILQTMIAAAASDGLIDDAERAAIERESGNDAEMAAWLQAEYAQPASIEQIAASVGSDEALAAETYLAARLVCADLSRKEIVFLSRLSQALNLDDQLVESLEKQLELA is encoded by the coding sequence ATGGATTTCAGTCAGTTGCTCAATCAGGTTTTGGGTGCGGCTCAAAAAGGTAGCAAAGCGGTGGCGGACAGTCCGCTCAATTCTTTCGGCGGCGGCGCGCTGACGGGTGCTTTGGCATCGATGCTGTTGAAAAAGAAAAACACGAAGAAGCTGGTCAAGGCCGGCTCGGTCGCTGCTTTGGGTTTTCTGGCTTATAAAGGCTATCAAAACTGGAAACAAAACCGCCAGCAGGAAGAATTGCCGCAAAGTGCGTTCCAACCTGCCGGTCTGATTGGTGAAAACCACAGCCGTGTGATTTTGCAAACGATGATTGCGGCGGCGGCTTCAGACGGCCTGATTGACGATGCGGAACGCGCGGCCATTGAGCGTGAAAGCGGCAACGATGCGGAAATGGCGGCATGGCTGCAGGCTGAATATGCGCAACCGGCCTCCATCGAGCAAATTGCCGCTTCAGTCGGCAGCGACGAGGCTTTGGCAGCCGAAACTTATCTGGCGGCCCGATTGGTCTGCGCAGACTTGTCGCGCAAGGAAATCGTATTCCTGAGCCGTTTGTCCCAAGCTTTGAATTTGGACGACCAGCTAGTCGAAAGCTTGGAAAAACAGCTCGAATTGGCTTAA
- the rsgA gene encoding ribosome small subunit-dependent GTPase A, translated as MTDTAQIITSYGRRYIVRTPDGQTYDATTRKKRVDFACGDQVRISPINGEQVVIEDYLPRESLLYRQDAWKTKLIAANVTQLLIVTAASPSPSEALLQRALLAAEAAGIDAVIVLNKADLPETAQWREKLKFYETLGYLVVETNALENADILRPILEGQTNILLGQSGMGKSTLTNALLGNQAARTGDISTALDSGKHTTTHAQLYDLNAETRLIDSPGLQEFGLHHLQAADLLQYFPDLRHLIGQCRFHNCTHRAEPGCAVKAAAESGEAKPERIEFLQRVTDELLR; from the coding sequence ATGACCGATACCGCCCAAATCATTACCAGCTATGGCCGCCGTTATATCGTCCGCACCCCCGACGGCCAAACATATGACGCCACCACCCGCAAAAAACGCGTCGATTTCGCCTGCGGCGACCAAGTCCGCATCAGCCCCATCAACGGCGAACAAGTCGTGATTGAAGACTACCTTCCGCGTGAAAGCCTGCTCTACCGCCAAGACGCGTGGAAAACCAAACTGATTGCCGCCAACGTTACCCAACTGCTCATCGTAACCGCCGCCAGCCCCTCACCCAGCGAAGCCCTGTTGCAACGCGCCCTCCTCGCGGCAGAAGCGGCCGGCATCGACGCCGTCATTGTCCTCAACAAAGCCGACCTCCCCGAAACCGCCCAATGGCGCGAGAAACTCAAATTCTACGAAACACTCGGCTATTTAGTGGTCGAAACCAACGCATTGGAAAACGCCGACATCCTGCGTCCCATTTTAGAAGGGCAAACCAACATCCTGCTCGGACAAAGCGGCATGGGCAAGTCCACCCTGACCAACGCCCTACTCGGCAACCAAGCCGCCCGAACCGGCGACATTTCCACCGCGCTCGATTCCGGCAAACACACCACCACCCACGCCCAACTATACGATTTAAACGCAGAAACCCGACTCATCGACTCCCCCGGCCTGCAAGAATTCGGCCTGCATCATCTCCAAGCCGCCGATTTACTGCAATATTTCCCCGACCTGCGCCACCTTATCGGCCAGTGCCGTTTCCACAACTGCACCCACCGCGCCGAACCCGGCTGCGCCGTCAAAGCCGCTGCCGAATCAGGCGAAGCCAAACCCGAGCGTATCGAGTTTCTGCAACGCGTTACCGATGAATTGTTAAGATAA
- the metG gene encoding methionine--tRNA ligase: protein MTRKILVTSALPYANGSIHLGHMVEHIQTDVWVRFQKLRGHECHYCCADDTHGTPVMLAAQKQGIAPEDMIAKVREEHLADFTGFFIGYDNYYSTHSPENKQFSQDIYRALKANGKIESRVIEQLFDPEKQMFLPDRFVKGECPKCHAQDQYGDNCEVCGTTYSPTELINPYSAVSGAKPELRESEHFFFKLGECADFLKSWTSGNNPHDGKPHLQPEALNKMKEWLGEGEETTLSDWDISRDAPYFGFEIPDAPGKYFYVWLDAPVGYMASFKNLCDRIGIDFDEYFKADSQTEMYHFIGKDILYFHALFWPAMLHFSGHRAPTGVYAHGFLTVDGQKMSKSRGTFITAKSYLEQGLNPEWMRYYIAAKLNSKIEDIDLNLQDFISRVNSDLVGKYVNIAARASGFIAKRFEGRLKDVSGSALLAKLAAESDTIAEQYENREYARALRDIMALADIVNEYVDANKPWELAKQEGQDEHLHEVCSELINAFTMLTAYLAPVLPQTAANAARFLNLDAITWANTRETLGEHAINKYEHLMQRVEQKQVDDLIEANKQSIAAAAAPAAEESKYEKVAEQASFDDFMKIDMRVAKVLNCEAVEGSTKLLKFDLDFGFEKRIIFSGIAASYPNPVELNGRMVIAVANFAPRKMAKFGVSEGMILSAATAEGKLRLLDVDAGTQPGDKVG from the coding sequence ATGACACGCAAAATCCTTGTCACTTCCGCACTGCCGTATGCCAACGGCAGCATCCACCTCGGCCACATGGTCGAACACATCCAAACCGACGTTTGGGTGCGCTTTCAAAAACTGCGCGGCCACGAGTGCCACTACTGCTGCGCCGACGACACCCACGGCACGCCCGTGATGCTGGCCGCGCAAAAACAAGGCATCGCGCCCGAAGACATGATTGCCAAAGTGCGCGAAGAGCACCTCGCCGACTTCACCGGCTTTTTCATCGGCTACGACAATTATTACAGCACCCATTCCCCTGAAAACAAACAGTTTTCCCAAGACATTTACCGCGCGCTGAAAGCCAACGGCAAGATTGAGAGCCGCGTCATCGAGCAGCTTTTCGACCCCGAAAAACAAATGTTCCTGCCCGACCGCTTCGTTAAAGGCGAATGCCCCAAATGCCACGCCCAAGACCAATACGGCGACAACTGCGAAGTCTGCGGCACGACCTATTCCCCAACCGAACTGATTAACCCGTATTCCGCCGTTTCCGGTGCCAAACCCGAATTGCGCGAATCCGAACACTTCTTCTTCAAACTGGGTGAATGTGCCGACTTCCTGAAATCATGGACTTCCGGCAACAACCCGCACGACGGCAAGCCCCATCTTCAACCCGAAGCCCTCAACAAAATGAAAGAATGGCTGGGCGAAGGCGAAGAAACCACCCTGTCCGACTGGGACATCTCCCGCGACGCGCCGTATTTCGGTTTCGAAATCCCCGACGCGCCGGGCAAATACTTCTACGTCTGGCTGGACGCGCCCGTCGGCTACATGGCGTCGTTTAAAAACCTGTGCGACCGCATCGGCATCGATTTCGACGAATACTTCAAAGCCGACAGCCAAACCGAGATGTACCACTTCATCGGCAAAGATATCCTCTATTTCCACGCCCTGTTCTGGCCCGCCATGCTGCATTTCTCCGGCCACCGCGCCCCGACCGGCGTGTACGCACACGGCTTTTTGACCGTGGACGGACAAAAAATGTCCAAATCGCGCGGCACATTCATCACCGCCAAATCCTATCTGGAACAAGGCCTGAACCCCGAGTGGATGCGCTACTACATCGCCGCCAAACTCAACAGCAAAATCGAAGACATCGATTTGAACCTGCAAGACTTTATCAGCCGCGTAAACAGCGACCTCGTCGGCAAATACGTCAACATCGCCGCCCGCGCGTCAGGTTTCATCGCCAAACGCTTTGAAGGTCGTCTGAAAGACGTTTCAGGCAGCGCATTGCTGGCAAAACTCGCCGCCGAAAGCGACACCATCGCCGAGCAATACGAGAACCGCGAATACGCACGCGCCCTGCGCGACATCATGGCCTTGGCGGACATTGTCAACGAATACGTCGATGCCAACAAACCTTGGGAACTCGCCAAACAGGAAGGTCAAGACGAACACCTGCACGAAGTATGCAGCGAACTCATCAACGCCTTCACCATGCTGACCGCCTACCTCGCCCCCGTATTGCCGCAAACCGCCGCCAACGCCGCGCGCTTCCTCAATCTGGACGCGATTACCTGGGCGAACACGCGCGAAACCCTAGGCGAACACGCCATCAACAAATACGAACATTTAATGCAACGAGTGGAGCAAAAACAAGTGGACGATTTAATCGAAGCCAACAAACAAAGCATTGCCGCCGCAGCCGCGCCTGCCGCTGAAGAGAGCAAATACGAAAAAGTCGCCGAACAAGCGAGCTTCGACGACTTCATGAAAATCGACATGCGCGTCGCCAAAGTATTGAACTGCGAAGCCGTCGAAGGCAGCACCAAACTTCTGAAATTCGACCTCGATTTCGGTTTTGAAAAACGCATCATCTTCTCCGGCATCGCCGCGTCTTATCCCAACCCCGTCGAATTGAACGGCCGCATGGTCATCGCCGTCGCCAACTTCGCCCCGCGCAAAATGGCAAAATTCGGCGTATCCGAAGGCATGATCCTCTCCGCCGCCACCGCCGAGGGCAAACTGAGGCTCCTCGATGTCGACGCAGGCACACAGCCTGGGGATAAAGTGGGCTAA
- the murA gene encoding UDP-N-acetylglucosamine 1-carboxyvinyltransferase, producing the protein MDKLKISANGPLNGEIIVSGAKNAALPLMCAGLLTSGTLRLKNVPMLADVKTTQKLLQGMGARVLTDNISEFEINGGTVNNTCAPYELVKTMRASILVLGPTLARFGEAQVSLPGGCAIGSRPVDQHLKGLETMGAEITIEHGYVKAKGRLKGTRVTMDVVTVGGTENLLMAATLAEGTTILENCAIEPEVVDLAECLVKMGAKISGIGTATMTIEGVKELHGCEHSVVPDRIEAGTFLCAVAMTGGKVVLRNAAPKTMEVVLDKLTEAGAIIEAGDNWISIDMQQRPKAVDIRTVVHPGFPTDMQAQFMAMNAIAEGSSRVVETIFENRFMHVPELNRMGADITTEGNTAYIKGVEKLSGAVVMATDLRASASLVMAGLVADGETIVERIYHLDRGYEYIEKKLGGVGAKIERVRG; encoded by the coding sequence GTGGACAAACTCAAAATCTCTGCCAACGGCCCCCTCAACGGCGAAATCATCGTATCCGGCGCAAAAAATGCCGCCCTGCCGCTGATGTGTGCCGGTCTGCTGACTTCCGGCACTTTACGCTTGAAAAACGTACCCATGCTCGCCGACGTCAAAACCACCCAAAAACTGCTGCAAGGCATGGGCGCACGCGTTTTGACCGACAATATCTCCGAATTTGAAATCAACGGCGGCACCGTCAACAACACCTGCGCACCTTACGAGCTGGTAAAAACCATGCGCGCATCCATCTTGGTTTTGGGCCCGACCCTCGCCCGCTTCGGCGAAGCCCAAGTCAGCCTGCCCGGCGGCTGCGCCATCGGCTCACGCCCGGTTGACCAACACCTCAAAGGCCTCGAAACCATGGGTGCGGAAATCACCATCGAACACGGTTACGTCAAAGCCAAAGGCCGTCTGAAAGGCACGCGCGTTACCATGGATGTCGTAACCGTAGGCGGTACCGAAAACCTGCTGATGGCGGCCACGCTTGCAGAAGGCACCACCATCCTCGAAAACTGCGCCATCGAACCCGAAGTCGTCGATTTGGCCGAATGCCTCGTCAAAATGGGCGCAAAAATCAGCGGCATCGGTACAGCAACCATGACCATCGAAGGCGTAAAAGAGCTTCACGGCTGCGAACACAGCGTCGTTCCCGACCGTATCGAAGCCGGTACCTTCCTCTGCGCCGTCGCCATGACCGGCGGCAAAGTCGTCCTGCGCAATGCCGCCCCAAAAACCATGGAAGTCGTATTGGACAAACTGACCGAAGCCGGCGCCATCATCGAAGCAGGCGACAACTGGATTTCCATCGACATGCAACAACGCCCCAAAGCCGTGGACATCCGCACCGTCGTCCACCCGGGCTTCCCAACCGACATGCAGGCGCAGTTTATGGCCATGAACGCCATTGCCGAAGGCAGCAGCCGCGTGGTGGAAACCATTTTTGAAAACCGCTTCATGCACGTTCCCGAACTCAACCGCATGGGCGCAGACATCACCACCGAAGGCAACACCGCCTACATCAAAGGCGTGGAAAAACTCTCCGGCGCCGTCGTGATGGCAACCGACCTGCGTGCCTCCGCCAGCCTCGTTATGGCAGGCTTGGTCGCAGATGGCGAAACCATCGTCGAACGCATCTACCACCTCGACCGCGGCTATGAATACATCGAGAAAAAACTCGGCGGCGTAGGCGCAAAAATCGAACGCGTACGCGGTTGA
- the ftsX gene encoding permease-like cell division protein FtsX yields MSMIHYISLHVESARAALKELLRQPIGTLLTLLMLAVAMTLPLFMYLGIQSGQSVLGKLNESPQITVYMDTDAAGSDADTVKNLLQRDSRIDKVRFISKQEGLEELQTNLDQNLVSMLDGNPLPDVFIVTPDPATSPDQMQAIYKDITKLPRVESATMDTEWVQTLYRINEFIRKILWFLSLTLGMAFVLVAHNTIRLQILSRKEELEITKLLGAPASFIRRPFLYQAMWQSIFSAAVSLGLSAWLLAEVRPLVDAIFKPYGLNIGWRFFTFSEVSLVFGFVIALGVFGAWLATTQHLLGFKAKK; encoded by the coding sequence ATGAGTATGATTCATTACATCTCGTTACACGTCGAATCGGCGCGCGCCGCGCTCAAAGAGCTTCTGCGCCAACCCATCGGCACGCTGCTGACCCTGCTCATGCTTGCCGTTGCCATGACCTTGCCGCTGTTTATGTATTTGGGTATCCAAAGCGGTCAAAGCGTATTGGGTAAACTCAACGAGTCGCCGCAAATTACGGTTTATATGGACACCGATGCAGCAGGTTCTGATGCTGACACGGTGAAAAATCTGCTCCAACGCGACAGCCGTATCGATAAAGTCCGCTTTATCAGCAAGCAGGAAGGTTTGGAAGAATTGCAGACCAATCTCGACCAAAACCTCGTTTCCATGCTCGATGGCAATCCGTTGCCCGATGTCTTTATCGTTACGCCCGACCCTGCCACTTCTCCGGATCAGATGCAGGCCATCTATAAAGACATTACCAAACTCCCACGCGTCGAATCGGCAACCATGGATACGGAATGGGTACAAACCCTTTATCGTATTAACGAATTTATCCGCAAGATTTTGTGGTTCCTCTCACTGACTTTGGGCATGGCCTTTGTCTTGGTGGCACACAACACCATCCGCCTGCAAATCCTCAGCCGCAAGGAAGAGTTGGAAATCACCAAGCTGTTGGGTGCGCCCGCTTCCTTCATCCGCCGTCCTTTCCTTTATCAGGCAATGTGGCAGAGTATTTTCTCCGCCGCCGTCAGCTTGGGTTTGTCGGCTTGGCTGCTGGCCGAAGTACGGCCGCTGGTGGACGCGATTTTCAAACCCTACGGTCTGAACATCGGCTGGCGTTTCTTCACATTTAGCGAAGTGTCGCTGGTATTCGGCTTCGTCATCGCGCTGGGCGTATTCGGCGCATGGCTGGCCACCACGCAACACCTCTTAGGCTTCAAAGCCAAAAAATAA